ATAATTTTTATGACCGCTGCTCTTATTACAATAATTATATATTGGCAACTACCAGAAAATAATCCAACACTTACAACTATTCTCTTAGCAATAATAGGATTTTTAATCTACGGCCCTGTTATGCTTATTGGTCTTCACGCTCTTGATCTTGCACCCAAAAAAGCTGCGGGCACTGCTGCAGGATTTACAGGATTATTTGGATATATAGGAGGTTCTGTTACTGCTAGCGCTATTACAGGTCTTGTACTGCAACACTTTAATTGGAATGTTTATTTTTATCTATTAATAACTGCTTGCATATTTTCAATACTATTTATAAGTTTAACACTCAAGCAAGAGAAAAAAATTAATAATACCAATAAACAATAATTATATAAATATGGAAGCTTAATAAGTAAATATATTATAATAAGGTAATCATCACAATATAAGGGGTTAAATAATGAAATTAATTAAAACAAAATTATTAATGCTTACAATGAATATTTTTCTCATCATTGCCTGTCAGAATGAAAAAATGAGTATGACAAACAAAAAACCACCATTAATTATAGCTCACAGAGGTGCTAGCGGGTATTTACCAGAACATACCTTAGAAGCTAAAGCATTCGCTTATGCTTTAGGAGCTGACTACCTAGAACAAGATATCGTTTTGACAAAAGATAATGTTCCTATTATAATGCATGACCCAGAACTTGATACAACAACAAATGTTGCAAAACTATTTCCTGAAAGAGCTAGAGAAAACGGAAGATACTATTCTGTTGATTTTACACTAGATGAGCTTAAATCACTAAGTCTTAGCGAAAGATTTGATCTAGAAACCAGAAAACCAATATATCCCAACCGTTTTCCCTTAAACGAATATAACTTTAAAATCCCAACTTTAGAGGAAGAAATACAATTTATACAAGGATTAAACAAAAGTACAGGAAGAAACGTTGGAATTTACCCTGAGATTAAAAAACCCTTATGGCATAAACAACAAGGTAAAGATATCTCTAAAATTGTAATAGAAATTTTAAATAAATATGGATATAAGTCAAAAGAAGACAAAATTTATCTTCAAACATTCGACTTTGACGAATTAAAGAGAATAAGGGAAGAACTTGGATATCAAGGAAAATTAATAATGCTTGTTGGCGAAAATGACTGGGATGAAGCACCAACAGACTATGAATACATAAAATCACAAGAAGGTATGACAGAGGTTGCAAAATATGCCGATGGAATTGGACCTTGGATACCCCAAATTATAATTGATGGAAAAATAACAGATCTAACAAGTTTAGCTCACAAATATAACATGGAGGTTCATGCTTATACATTTAGAATTGACTCATTACCTTCATATGTAAAAGATGCAAATGAGCTATTAGATCTATTATTTAACAAAGCTAAAATAGATGGCCTATTTACAGATTTTACTGATACAGTAGTGAAGTTTGTAAAACAATAAAACGATAACTATAATTTTAATAAGGAGAATATCTGATTTTTATGGGTAAAAATAAAAAAAAAGAATTAAGAGATATTGATAATCAAGATTTTGACTTAATAATAGTTGGAGGAGGAGCAACTGGCCTTGGCATTGGAATAGACTCAATTACAAGAGGATACAAAACTTTACTCATTGAAAAATTTGATTATGCAAAAGGTACTTCCTCTAGATCAACTAAACTAATACACGGAGGCGTAAGGTATTTAGCACAATTAAATGTGCCTTTAGTCAAAGAGGCCTTATATGAGAAAGCTTTACTTGAAACAAATGCACCCCACTTAGTTAGTAAATGTGAATTTGTTACGCCCATATATAACATTTTAAATATTCCTTACTACTATTTCGGATTAAGTTGGTATCACAACCTTCTTGGCAAGCATAAAAAATCTCAGTATAAAACAAAGCTATTATCAAAATCCAAAACAATAGAAAAAATGCCAAATATTAAAACCAAAGGTCTTAAATGCTCTGTTTTATACTACGATGCTTCATTTGATGATGCCAGAATGGCAATAAGTATGCTTAGAACTTTCACTGAAAAAGGAGGAATTGCGTTTAATTATACAGAACCCACAAATTTTATCAAAAAAAATGGCAAAATATCTGGTGCTATTATTAAAGATAGAATGACTAAAGAACAAGTTATCATTAATAGCAAATGCATAATAAATGCAACAGGAATCTTTGCAGACGAGATCAGAAAATTAGATGATACTAATGCAGCTAACATTATAAAACCTTCCCAAGGAACACATTTAGTAATTAACAAAGATAAACTACATACCGAATACGCAATGCTAATGCCTAAGACAAGTGATAAGAGAATCTTATTTGCTGTACCTTGGTATGATGTCATTGTTTGCGGAACTACAGATATTGCAATAAACAAAATTGAGGAAGAGCCTAAAAGACTAGAGAGTGAAATTGAATTCATAATAAAAAATATAAATAACTACTTAGATATTAAAATAACAAAAAATGATATTCTAAGTGTTTACTCAGGAATTAGACCCTTAATAGTAGCTCCCAAAGAGAAAAAAAATACCTCAAAAATATCAAGAAACGATAAAATATTTGTATCAGACTCAAATCTCATTACAATTGCCGGAGGGAAATATACTACTTACAGAAAGATGGCTGAAAAAGTTCTAAAAAGAGCAATAGAAGAAAATTTAATACCTGATTCAAAGTCTATAACAGAAAACCTCAAGCTGCATGGGTATATAGAAAGAGAAGAAGCACTTAAAATTCCTGAATATTTTAGAGCTTATGGAAGTGATTTCGAACATTTAAGTCAAATGAAAGACTTTAACAAAAAGATTCACACAGACTTGCCATTAAATGAAGCCCAAATAACCTTTGCCATTGAATTTGAACAAGCAAAAACTGTTGAAGACATTTTATCAAGAAGAACAAGATCGTTACTTTTTAATGCAAAAGCCACAATTGAATCCACACCAAAGGTCGCTGAAATTATGATGCATAAACTTGGCAAATCTAAAGAATGGAAAACAGAGCAAATAAAAAACTTTAAAGAGGTAGCAACAAAATATTTAGTTTAAAATATAAAGGATATGATATAATCCTTCATATTTTAAAATTTTCATGTATCATAAGCTTATATTATTTTATAAAGAAAAGAGTATCTCACTTAAGCAAATTTATAAGCAATCCTTGAATTTCCTCAATACTGCTTAAAAGTTTAATCTGAGAAACTTGATTTTGCAAAACAGAATAAGCAAGCCTATCAAGCTTTTCATTAATAATCCTAATAATGCGATATTTGGGTCTTTTAAGCTCTCCATTATTACCTCCCTTTTGTTCTTTAAGCGAAATAGAAAATGATAAAACAATAGATAAAAATTCTCCTATAGTTTTTTTATAAAAAATTACATTTTGACGAGAAGGTTCACTTAACAGCTTTTCACCAACATCATTAATCTTGTCTAACATATCTTTAATTAATTCAAGATTAAATTCACCATTTTCAAAAACAATAAAATGCTTATCTTCTCTTACAAGTTCGGCTTTAAATATCGAAGAAAAAATATTTGCTCTATTGACATTAACTTTCTTCTTTGCGGCCTTATAATCTTTTGAATCAAGATTTAAAACTCCTGCAACCAAATTATTAATCTTCATCTATCTTGCTCGTCATCAAATAAGTACTTATCACACTCATCTATGCAAGCATCCTTAGTTGATTCTTCCCGACTCATTTCCTTATTTACTTCAATTAAAACATCTTCATCAACCTTATAAGAACCCGTATAAATCAACACATCTTTTTCAGAAAAACTAAGACTTCCAATACCAATATTCATATACCCATCAATAATTGCTCCTTCTTCAACCTCAATTGACTTACATGAAATATTGCCAATAATGCATCCTGACTGAAAAATCTTAATTTTATTGCTAGCCTGCACATTTCCAAGAACTATTCCAGAAACAACAACCTCATTTGCATTAATATTTGACTTAACTCGTCCTGCCTCTCCAATTATAACTCTTTTAGTAGAATTAATAGTGCCTAAAAAATCACCATCAATTCGAATAAAATTATTTGAAATTAGTTCTCCTTTAAAAAAATCACCTTTTCCAACAATTGTTTTTACATCAGCAAAAATAAAAGATGACGAAATTTTCTTATCCTTTTTAATACTCAATAGATTCAACATTTATTTTGAAGCCCCCGTTGCTAAATTTAAATACATATCAGGATTTACAACTTGAGATCCTATGCGAACCTCATAGTGAAGATGCGGACCTGTTGAATACCCTGTTTGACCAAGAAAACCAATTACTTGGCCCTTCCTAACATAAGAACCCTTAGAAATATTTAAACGAG
This portion of the Borrelia turicatae 91E135 genome encodes:
- the glpQ gene encoding glycerophosphodiester phosphodiesterase, yielding MKLIKTKLLMLTMNIFLIIACQNEKMSMTNKKPPLIIAHRGASGYLPEHTLEAKAFAYALGADYLEQDIVLTKDNVPIIMHDPELDTTTNVAKLFPERARENGRYYSVDFTLDELKSLSLSERFDLETRKPIYPNRFPLNEYNFKIPTLEEEIQFIQGLNKSTGRNVGIYPEIKKPLWHKQQGKDISKIVIEILNKYGYKSKEDKIYLQTFDFDELKRIREELGYQGKLIMLVGENDWDEAPTDYEYIKSQEGMTEVAKYADGIGPWIPQIIIDGKITDLTSLAHKYNMEVHAYTFRIDSLPSYVKDANELLDLLFNKAKIDGLFTDFTDTVVKFVKQ
- a CDS encoding glycerol-3-phosphate dehydrogenase/oxidase yields the protein MGKNKKKELRDIDNQDFDLIIVGGGATGLGIGIDSITRGYKTLLIEKFDYAKGTSSRSTKLIHGGVRYLAQLNVPLVKEALYEKALLETNAPHLVSKCEFVTPIYNILNIPYYYFGLSWYHNLLGKHKKSQYKTKLLSKSKTIEKMPNIKTKGLKCSVLYYDASFDDARMAISMLRTFTEKGGIAFNYTEPTNFIKKNGKISGAIIKDRMTKEQVIINSKCIINATGIFADEIRKLDDTNAANIIKPSQGTHLVINKDKLHTEYAMLMPKTSDKRILFAVPWYDVIVCGTTDIAINKIEEEPKRLESEIEFIIKNINNYLDIKITKNDILSVYSGIRPLIVAPKEKKNTSKISRNDKIFVSDSNLITIAGGKYTTYRKMAEKVLKRAIEENLIPDSKSITENLKLHGYIEREEALKIPEYFRAYGSDFEHLSQMKDFNKKIHTDLPLNEAQITFAIEFEQAKTVEDILSRRTRSLLFNAKATIESTPKVAEIMMHKLGKSKEWKTEQIKNFKEVATKYLV
- a CDS encoding YaaR family protein, with protein sequence MKINNLVAGVLNLDSKDYKAAKKKVNVNRANIFSSIFKAELVREDKHFIVFENGEFNLELIKDMLDKINDVGEKLLSEPSRQNVIFYKKTIGEFLSIVLSFSISLKEQKGGNNGELKRPKYRIIRIINEKLDRLAYSVLQNQVSQIKLLSSIEEIQGLLINLLK
- a CDS encoding bactofilin family protein, translating into MLNLLSIKKDKKISSSFIFADVKTIVGKGDFFKGELISNNFIRIDGDFLGTINSTKRVIIGEAGRVKSNINANEVVVSGIVLGNVQASNKIKIFQSGCIIGNISCKSIEVEEGAIIDGYMNIGIGSLSFSEKDVLIYTGSYKVDEDVLIEVNKEMSREESTKDACIDECDKYLFDDEQDR